AACCAGAAACCATAAAAACCTATTGCTCTGACACTTTATCTTCTCCCAGCCGAGCAGGAGAGCTGGGATAAGGGAGAGGCCTTCCCATCTCTAGGAAATATCGGCTGCAACCAAAGCTGGGACTTCGGCGCCAAAGTCCTAACGTccgtttgtttgaaacagggtctctgtaacccaggctggcctggaattcaccatgtaatttcagcctgcttctgcctcccgagtcctgggacaccataaatgcatttttgttcttttaaaaagctgtatTGCTgttatatgtgtggtgtgcagtgcgtgtgtgtgtgtgtgtgtgtgtgtgtgtgtgtgtgtgtgtgtgtgtgtgtgtgtgtgtgttggggatggtgCATATGTGGAAGCAAAGGACAACCCTTTGGgagctgtttctctccttccGCTGTGGGACCTGGGATCACACTCAGGTCACGAGCCGTAGGTAAGAAGCCTATGTTTACCTGTGGAAGCCCAGCCCGcactgttgttttgagacagggccccaCTATGAAACCTGGGTGGGCCTTGCACTTAGAATGCAGCCCAGACAGACCTGGGACTGGAGcccctcagcctccaaagtgctgggattgtagacatTCACCACCTTCCCAGTCCCAAGTTGCCGCTCTCCCTTGACCTTAGCCCAAAGAAGCAATCCGCAGCAGCCACTGGCAGCCACTGGCAGCCACTGGCAGCGTGTTAATGCCAGCCTTGCAGACACCTTCAAAATCACTATTACTACTGCCAGCTCAGTTCCAGAGCCTGACCCAGTCCAGCTTCAAAGCACATCAGTCCACTCCTGGTTCCTGTGTGTCCTCCTGGCTGGTATGGGGATCACACATTCTCCCCACTTCTCCGAACATCCGACCCCTGCTTCTCTGTCAGCATCACTAATGACTTCCCACTCTCCCCAGTGGGCTCCTCCTACTCTGCCTGCACTTGAACTTGGATATCCCAGGGAGTTCACTTCAGACTCCTGCATCCTCAGCATAGGTAGGTGTTGCATGGCCAGCCTCAGTGTTCCACACTCGTCCTAAGAGTTGTCACTCTGGCTGAATATTACTATCCATTCATGCTTTTAACCTCCGTGCTGCCCGTTGAATTCCGACGTTTTGCTTTCTAGGTAAGCTGTAAGTCCAGCcagtctttcctcctttttccctgAGACcactgcctcagtttaccccatCTCTTACATGGGCAACAGCATGGCGTGCGAACCGGCCTCTGGCTGTCATGGCCTTGTTGGTAAGTACAAGCCAGTTGAAACTCTGACTGTGGTGCTCTCTGCCAAGCACTTCTCTGGTTCTCAGGGCCTAAAGAGTCACGCTCTAGCCTGTCAACCTGGTGTCCTGGTATCCGTGTGGCCTGGCTCCGGCTCCCTCTCCAGCCTCACCTCTTGCTGCCCCGGGCCTCATAGCCTTTACTCAGTGctcctctttctgctttgtttcatGTGACCATCTCACTCCTGTTGCCTTATGGTGCTTGGGTGGACATGGCTCTCATCTCAACTCTGGGGGGATGGGTGTTGCGCCTAGGTGTGACGGTGCCCCGTGGCTTTCTTTGTTCCATGTATCACGTTTCTCTTCCCTGAGAGCTAGCCAAGGGACTCTGTCTTAATAATCCTGGCAGCCTCACACCTCGTCCTGGATCTAGCACAGAAAAGGTACTTGCCCTAAAATGATCTCCGTGGCACCGTCTTGACACTCTTTCTAGTGCCTTCTGGTTTGTTCCATAGCCTCTTCTCCATAGTCCTCGCTCCCCTTAAGGCTAAGCACTGGAATTCTATTCATCTCTGATTGCATGGTAAGCCCAGTGCTTGCTTCTCAAGTTATGCAAGAAAAAGGTGTCCTTATGAAACCAGGAAGGCACAGACTGTCTCTACTTACCCCTGTGTCCCAACTACTCCTAAAGCAGAAGGCAGCCCCGGAGGCTGAGCCATACCTCTACAGCAGACCCGACTCAGACCACACACCCTGCAGAGTTTGGGCTCTCACCTCCCAGAACCATGATCTTCTTCCTAGTGTCCTCACTCAGGAAGGGCTTGATGAGGTTGTAGGCCACCGGAAACAGCTTGGGGGCTGGAAGAGAGACAAGACGGTGTGAAGGAGAGAACAAGGGTTAACTCAGACTCTGACTGCATCATCTaccacccacctctgcccacgGGGCAGCTAAGTTGAGGCTCAGCCAGGCATGTTTGAGGTCCAGCTCCCAGTCTGTACAAGGGTTGCGACCAACTAGCTTCCTCCTATGGCATCACCAACCTGAATCCCACTGGGCCTGGTGGCTCAAATGCTCTGGGAACTGTGAAGCATCTGTACAGGTTAAGGTCAACGTCAGGCTTCCAGGGCCCCTCCTCACTGTTCACTCAGTCTGCCCCCAGGTAATGGTTCCGGTCTCTGGTTCCCACTGGCCTCATCACCAGAAGCTCCCAGCTCACCTTTAACGACGAACAGCCGCTTCAGCGTTTCAGGATAGTTCTCCTCAAACATGGTGAGAAACTAGGGACAGAATGGGTTGAGTCTCAGCAGCTCAAGCCTGCAGGCCACAGTGCCCTCCGCCCTCTGAGGAAGCCTAGCTGAGCAGTCCCTCCTGCCCCCACATCCTCACCTCTCCATAGGCCTCCACTGCAGGTTTCCAGAGGTGCTTGAGGCCGAGTCCCTCACAGTCGTAAATCATGGTGATGGTCTCTATCTTCTTCCCTAGCTACAGGGCACAGACAGGCAGAGGAAGCCGTCACTCCACCCTGCTGGAGAACTAATTCAGGGCCAATGCTGACTGCTCAGGTCCACACAGAGCAAGCAGTTGCTGGGGGCTGGCCCCAGGCTTTTCGCATGCCCAGGGAATATTTCGCTGGGGAGGAATATCGACCTAGACAAACTGTTCTCATCTAGCAAATGACGGGGTGGATCAAGATCACCTCTGAGGTCCCCTCTGTCCTTCGGGTCCTCCTGAgggcctctgtcttcctgtcaaTACTGTGTGCTCTCTGGGTAGCACCCATGCAGCCCCCAGGCCTCTCACTCAGGCATAGCTGCTCCATCTTGCCTAAGCTCTAAGGAAGCATCAAGTTGAATCCCTTTTGTGTGCCCAGCCTCTTGGGGGTCCTGTACTGAGTGGGTTCTTTGAGAGCATCTGCAAATAATAGTGCTGAGAAGCTGCCATACTTTAACACATCTGACActgctgggtggggtgggggtggcgggagAAAGGTGAGGGGCACCACCATCTTGGTCCtcagtccttcctttctcttttctttttttttttttttttttttttttcccggggctggggaccgaacccagggcctttcccttttTCGGCAAgccccctaccactgagctaaatccccaacccccagtccttccttcctttttaaaaaaattacatttatatctgtgtgtgtgtgcctgtctgtctgtctgtctgtccatgccACAGTGTGCAGCTCAGAAGACAATCTGAGGAAGCTGACTCGCCTCTTCCACTCCGTAGCCTCTCaggcttgctgacaagcctgCCGAATCATCTCTTTAGTCTTTGTCTTAGCAAGGGAATTGTTGCCCTGATTTCTTGAAAGTACACTTGGAGGAGCAGGAGTTCTGGGTTCATCTGTACCAGgaacacccccaaccccacacttgcCCAAGGGTAGCTTAATCCAAACCGAAGATCTCACTGGTCCTCGCAGAAACAAAAGAAGTTCTCCAACAATGTAGTGAGAtggctttctttgtctttctaggGACTTTGTTGTGCTGAGAATTAAACGTAGgcctctgcctgtgtgtgagGCCAGCTGCCTGTCGCCGAGTGACATCTCCAGGTGTAATAATTTacagtttttgcttttcttttgcctGTGTCTAGGGTTTCCATATGTAGTCCAGGTTAGTCCTGTTGCCTGAGACCTGTGGATcatgggactgcaggtgtgttcCGTTCACCTCGCTGCAACGCAGGTTGGTTTTTGCTGTGGTGGGTGGGGAACCCCGGGGTGTGCTGCGTGCTCCAGCCCTCGCCCTGGGAGGTTTTATTAAGCCACGCGTCTTCAGGGCACAGGACTGCTTTTTATCCCCAGGTCTTCCCTGTACACCATCCATGTACTTTGTGGGAATTCATCGTGGCAACAACAGATgggtttttttaagttttccttaGCAAAATAAAAGCACGGGAAGAAGGAAGTgcggctcagtggtggagtaAAACACTTCCCTAACTcactcaaggccctgggctcagtctccagGCCAaggaacggagggagggaggaaacgagagagagaagaaagatggatTGGTGAATGTTCATCTAAACCCTGATTTCAGGTCTATGAAATGCAAACCCTGAGGCCGTGCCTCCATCCGCGTGTgacatcctgcctctgcctgaatGCCTCCACCGTGATCCACTCACTCTCAGTGGCAGACAGGGCCACCCACCTTTGCGGTCTGCTGGGTGCACTCCTGCAGAAGCAGCTCGCAGTCTCTCATCTTGGTCCTGAGCAGGTCTTGCTTGGAGGCGGAGAACAGCAGACCCTTGGCATCCAGTGGGCCGATGATGTCATACCAGACAGGGCAGCCGTCCAGGTCATACCCACACCGGCCGCCTGACAGATACTGTTGGATCACCTGGCCAAAGACATAGTAAAAGCACCTGGTGGGCAGGCCCAAAACATCCACGCCTTTCCTGAGTCCCTCCTTTGGGTGCCAAAAGATTCATATTTTACAGCTATAGGGACTCCTCTGACATTGTCAGCCTGTCCTCTGAGGCTCCCAGCCCAGAAGACCATGATATGGACTGTGAGTCTTAGAAGCATCCTTACACAGGAACGGAGTGGGATAATTTGTTCTTACCTCTGGTGGCTGCCAGCTGATGATTTTGTCAATGTCCTTTTGCTTCCGGAATTCCACATGCTGCAAATACACAGATTTAGGAAGCACAAGGTGGAAGCATTAGGAAGCAagaggtgtgtggtggggggtggggtcctGAATATGAAGGAGTAGTCAGCACAAGCTGACCACCAGACCACAGCTGACCCCCAGAAGGAGCTGAACAGGAGTAGGAAAGGAGGCCCCCCCGTTTCTTCTCATAGCTCATTGAGAATATCATTGTTGGCTGGTCTGGAAGTAGAAGAACCTGATATTTCCAGGGAAGGAAATGCACGTTGTCCCTCGGGGATAAAGCAACAATCGTTGGCTAATAGCTGGGTCACACTACCCAAAATCTATGATGGGGTGGGTGATGGGGAGGCAGGCGACGTCCAGGCAAGGTGTGAGTCTGATGAGAGGAACCGTGGCAGGAATAGGTGCTCACCTTCCGGAGCATGGCCTCCGACTTCTGCAGGTCAAAGCTTCGGGCTGTAACAAAAGCATGGTCGGGGTTGAGCATGAGACTGCATCCTAAGGACTCCTTCCCAGGCTGGGGCCAAGTCCCCTTGTGGGTTCCCCCCGTCAACTGTCGCTCAGAGCCTTGTAAACAGCACAGCCTGAGTGTGTGGAACTGTCAGGTCAAGTTCAAGGCAGCTGGGAGTGGGCAGCATCGTAACCGTGGGTCAGAGTATCCACGTAGATAATCAGTAAAGGGACTTATCTTAGAGAAAGTGAACCCTGGATCCTCTTATCAACTGGCCATACCCCACAAGGACGAAATTTATCTCTGTCACAGTATAACATCAAGCCCTGAGAAGTTGATCCACAGTTCAAAGATGAACACAGCTGCTCCAGAATCTGGGGCCAGAGTTGGCCAAACATCCTGGGAAGGTAGAGTAGTTGCTATGCCTCCAGAAAATCCTGACATTTCTCTAAGAGACCCTCACATTCCTTATGGGAGCACAACCAGTTCTCAAGTCAGTTCACCAGGGCCCACTCCAACAAGTCGCCCTGCTCAAATCTGAACCCAAGATGTCACTGTCCCTGGTTACTCGTGGTAACCAGAGTTGCCATGTGTACCAGTCAGCTATGCTGCCATTTACGCTAGAGACAGGGTTGTCTCCCTCATCGTACAACAGCCCTCCCCAAGCATGAGTTCTGCGCTGGTCCAGGGCCTTCCCTCCACGGTGCAGCCTGTCCTTGAAGCCTTCAATTCTCGCACTCAGCTTTGTGACCTTCCTAACGGCTTCCCTTTGGATGTTGTCCCCCTGGTCGGGGGCCCCTCCCAGGTGAACCTCACGAGCTGAGCCCAGGTGTCGTTTGCCCCTTCTCCAATAAACCCTCACAATTCTCTTGGCAGCATTCAGGTAGAGCTTAGAGTCAACTGAAACCCCAAATCCTTCACACCTGTGCACCAGCTAGGCCTCCGCCCCCTCTCTAGAGAGGCAGGGCCCCCAATGTATCTTCCATCTCATCACCACAGTCCCCTTCATCCCAGCCATCCCAAGAGTATCTGAGACTCTGGGCCATTTGGCCTCTGACCTATGTCCCTCCTGGCTGCACATCTTCCATGGATTTAATTGGTATCTAGATCTGCTGATAGCCCTGGAGCCCCGACACACAGGCTGCCCTTTGGGCTGTCAACAATGCCTTCATCATGCTCTCTGGGAACAGGGGAACATACTCCCTGACTCTGCATTCTTGAAGTCCGATCCTCTATCTGAGTCGGGATGGTACGTCTAAAGGTCTGACCAAGCCTGGGTGTGGCACCTTGGTAGCCTAAGACAGCTGGGCCCCAAGTTcgaagtcagccagggctacataagaagTTCGGGCTTACTGGTGCTACATATTAAAACACTAgcttagaaagaaaggaaagaaacaaagaagcaaagaagcagagagagagagagagagagagagagagagagagagagagagagagagaagaaagaggggaaggccAGTAAGATGGTTCAAAGGGTAGAGGAGCACACTGGGCATGCCCAGcggcctgacaacttgagtttgctCCCCAGGATTCCTATAGTGGAAGAGAACTACAGAGTTATCCACGCCCCTCCACATATGCACTGCGGCGTGCACTCCACACCCcaatctctctctcactgtccttcccccttcctccccacacacatactacacatcttaaaatactttttcaaaacaagagaaaatgagaaagggtTGGCCAGGCCACCGCCACCATGCCTGCCAGATCCTTTCTGGCAGTCACTCTGGCAAGCCGGGCTTAGGAATTTCCTCACGGCCACCCTTCCTGTGGCACCGGCAGCCAGGGCCACTTTTGGACAAATGTAACGTGGGTCTGTATCTCTGCTCCTCCACCTTGTGTGTTTTATCTCGGAGAAGATACTCTGTGTGCCTGACCATACCACTTAAGAAGCTGGAACTGGGTGTCCTTTTGTAAGAAGAGGAGGCAGACCATGAAAATGAGTTTCTCACAGAAAGGACACCCCTCGAGAGAGGAGAGCCCTTCTTTTCATAGAGAACAGGTATCCAGTAGTAGTAAATGGCACTCATCCTTATCTGGGGGGAATTCTCCAGTTGATTATCTGCCACGGGTCCCACATTCAGGGTCTTCCCCTGCTCACCCTGCTCCTCCCGCCCTGCTCACAAGCTCCTGAGAGCTTGGCTTGGGCACTGACCAGTAGCCTATCCCATGGCCCTGTGAGCTGCAAGCTCAGCTatgctctgctctctccctggGCTCTTGCTGCCTCTGTTCTGTCTTGCTCACTGACCTTCCCTCCTGAGGTGGGCACCCAGATCTCACTTCCAGACAGAGAGGCAGTGGGAACTCATGTGTCTGTGAAGAGGGGACCAGTAAAAACCTGAACCCCAAAGCACATACCACATTCTACAGCAGCAAAGGACTCCTTGAGAATCAAAGACGTGAGGGGGGTGggatttttaaaagcaacaaaaaccccAATTCAAATTCGGAATAGGGTCTGAGTAAGCCAGAGCTGCTGCCCAGAAAATAAGAGGCACAAATGCACTACAGAGGGAAAACTTCCTCCGCCCTGTGAAGCAGACTTTGAAACCAGAGGTATAACTCAGAGATAAAAATGCTCGCCTGGCATGCATCAGACCCTGGGTCCAGTCCTCAACAGCTCGAATTTGATTAGGAAGCAATGCTTGCCTTCAAGAGCAAACAGCTCACTGGGAAGGAGCTGTGGCTTGCTGGAAAGGGTGCTAGCCCTGGTTTTGCTTACCATTGTCTTTGTGCCTTCAGGTACATTCCGTGCCCTGACTGAGACTAAGTTTTTTTACCTGGAAAATGAATGACCGTCCTACAAGGGCATGGCCAGTACCAGGCGTAGGCCCTGGCTAAACTATCAGGCCTTATACAAACGGTCCATCCCATCCCAGGATAAGGACCTCACACCGGCCTGAGCTGCAGAGCTATTCAAtggctctctctcacacatacttcTCTGCCTCCTAGCAGCAGTTCCACAGTCAGATCATCTTGGAGCTGGCCCTTTAAGGAGGCTACTatcctcccactctctctccacccaccttCTTCTAGCCTTACCCTTTCAGCAAATGCTAGGCCAAAATTCCCTCCAGCATAGACTGACTTCATTgccacccccacaccacccctccacctcctctaGGTAGCCTGGGAAAGAGGCCAGATCATATAGGTGGTGGGGCAAGGGTGGGCAGATGACACTTCCAGAGGCTCATGAGCTGCACGTGGCTCTCCTGGGTGCACCTGTCCTGGGGTGTTGCTAGCAGGCCTTCAAGAATATGCCTGCTTTGTTAAGTTTCTGGAAACAGAAATGACATCTCTTTGTCTACTGCGAGTCTTCCTGGGCCCAGAGATGCGAGAATGTGCCCCAGGGCGGGTCTTGTACGCTCACATTTACGATGGAATTCTACCTAAAAAACTGgagttctggggctggggatttagctcagtggtagaggcgcttgcctagcatgtgcaaggccctgggttcggtccccagctccaaaaaaaaaacaaaaacaaaaaaaaacaaaaactggagtTCTGCTAGTCAAACTCAGTAGAGTTTTCCCGTTTTTATGTCTGGCAATAAAgtttctataaagaaaaaaatgaaagtgattCAGAAGAGCCCTGAAGGTGGTACCGGCCTCGAATAACAGGGAAGAGGACACAAGGTACAAGGAGTAGGGGCTGAGCCTGAACCTGAGACTAGCAGCTTGTTCCCACCATTCCAAAGGTAGTCCTTGTCATGCCATGGGTAGGCACCCTGTCTAATCCCCTTCTCAGGGGAAGAGCCTAGAGATGTGTGACCATGGCTCAGATGTCACAGCTAAACTAGCACATGGTTAGAACTAGAACTCAAGACCCTGGTCTGAGTTCAAACGGACAGGATCAAGAAGACCCCTGGTTCTAATCTCAGCTCTACCTTCAACTTCCACATAGTAGGGCCTTTCTGGGCCTTAACTTCCCTTGTGTCTTCAGAGCAGACTTACAGAGTAGACAAAAGGATGCTGATAGTCCACACCCAGAGGTTAGCATCTTCTTCCTGCCTGCGGCTCACCCAGCAAGTCCCTTCGCCTGTCCGAGTTCCCAAGTCTGTATCCCGGAGAAGGGATGGGGCTTGGGGCGGGGGGTTGCCAgccatccttctgtctcagcttgCCACGGATTCCAGAGGACATCCTTCTACCGTCCAGAACACACCCCTGTCCCAGCCCCTCTTCTCTCACCTCGGAGCCATCGAAGGAGAAAGTAGTCATCTGGATTGGGCAGGGCAGGCAGCACGTCCTGGACATTTTCTCGAAACTATAGGGAGAGACAGCTGGGTGAGTGGGAGGTCCCCAGCCTCCCTGCCAAGAGTGCCCCTCCATTAGGGGCCTTTGCCAGAGCCCTCCTTTACAACTATTGTAGACACTGGCTGAGTAAGGGCATGGGCTGTGTTGCTAGGGGCACCAGGTAGGAGAGGAGGGCACAGAAAGGTAAGAGGACACTGCCTGCATCACTTAGGGACATATCTCCAGGCTAATCTGGTGGGCAAGTGGGTGTGTTCCCGGCCAACAGTGACAGACAGCAGGCACTCTGCTCACGCCACAGCGGATGCTGTCTGTATAGCGAGCACCTGTCATGTGCCCAGCACTGGCCTTGGCACTGCGTCTTACATCTCGTCCAGAACCCCTAGAGGTATCGCtgcccccattttacagatggagaaatTAAAGACAAAGGCTCAGCGACACATGCAACATCTGGATACAGATGTGAGTCCAGATCCTGGGCTCTTTCCTCTGCAACTTTCCTGCCACCTTGGTGATGGAACCAGGAGCGGAGGGGAGGAAGACGGCAGTCTCAAATGACTTCGTTCAAAGGACGGTAGTGGAGGCGAGTTTGGAAGACTACAAAAGCAGCCGAGGGTGCTGGGAGGACAACCAAGATGGAGCAGACAGCTCCTGCAGGTGGCCACAAAGGGGGGAAGTGGTAAGAGAACAGACCAAGTGAGGTGGTCGGTAACCCAGGACAGCCACCCCCATCTCCAATCTCTCACTACCCAGTAGTAAACAGGCAGCCCGcgtccctccccaaccctcccacctcAGCAGTGACCTTTATCTGGTTACTGACCTTTAGGACACCTCCAGAGGGGACCAATGAGGACTGGCCACCTCTGCCCTTTGCCCTAGGTCGGCTAGGTCtaaccctcccatcccccaaaagCAGATCCCAAAGTTAGGACAATGGTCATCAAAACAGCAAGCAGGAGGCCACCCTTCACCTAGGACCTCACCTGGCTCACCTCCCTGACCAAACCTATGCCCAACAGAGCTAGCCTGCAGGTCAGCTGCAAACttggtaagggaaaaaagtcacacACAGCAGCCACATTTGCTGCCGCACTCTAGTCTAAATAAGAAACTGCACAGCTGGGAACACTGGGGCTGGACCTCATCGATTCCGGTCCGGTGTGACTGAGGAGATAAAGTCTTTTGGGCAAAAGGGCCAGCTCCTGAACTTGAGTGGAGTAGATAAGTCCCTCTCCGCCCAGGTGCCAAGGCAAAGTGTGGTCATGTTCTTTCATTTTGAGTGGCATCACTAAGTCTCTTGCCAGACAAGGGTCTGGGTTGCCAGAGGGAGGCGAGCTCTTCTTTCCGAAAGGATCCCAACCTAGTGAATCCCGGGGCATCTTAGACTTCACACACAAGAGGTACCCAATAGTCAACTCCTCTAATTCCATCGAAGAGCACACAGGACAGGGCttggcccaaggtcacacagtgacTTGGTGCCTCGCAAGGGCTATGGGGAGTTTGCCAAGGAGCTGTCTGGGACCCTTCCATATGCCACTGCTCCACAAGAGGAAAACCTCCCGGAAATGGGAGGAAACCTGGGGCCCTGCCCCTGTCCCACAGCCTTGCTACCAGTCCCTGCCAGCCCAGAGGATGAATGTTGCCTTTGTGCCCTCAACTGCCTCCCAGGGTTTCCAAACAACCACTTCTTCCCAGGAGGGGTAACCTCCGAGGCTGCTCGTGATGGAGACCGCGATGACCAAACTTCCCGAGGTCCTCACCCTGAACGAGAAGCAGTCCGCTGGGCACTAGCCAAGCGGGGGCGATCGGTCGCCGGCCCGTGGGGACCGTACCTCGCAGCCGCTTTGCAGCCAGGGGCGAGGGCCACAGCCAGGCCCAGAACCGGCTCACCTTGGCCAGTGCCTCCTCCTGTTTGGGGCTCAGGTCACCGACTCTCCCGCTCATCGTGGCTCAGCCTCGGGGCGCGGCGCCTGCGGCAGCTGATGAAGCTCCGACTCCTTTGCAGCCGCGGCAGCCGCTGGAGTAAAGTCCCAGTCTTTGGCCGAGGCCCCGGGGCTGTCGGCCAAGACCCGCCTCTTAAAGGAGCCCGAGGGGCGGGGCGAGACGCGCACAGGCCCTGGAGTGGAGCCAGGATGCTTGCTCATACACCTGAGGAGCTAGTTGGATCTGGATCCTCATCCTAACCAAGAGGAGGCTGGAAAGCTCTAGCTAAGTACATCTTCTA
The sequence above is a segment of the Rattus rattus isolate New Zealand chromosome 11, Rrattus_CSIRO_v1, whole genome shotgun sequence genome. Coding sequences within it:
- the Sec14l2 gene encoding SEC14-like protein 2 isoform X1; the protein is MSGRVGDLSPKQEEALAKFRENVQDVLPALPNPDDYFLLRWLRARSFDLQKSEAMLRKHVEFRKQKDIDKIISWQPPEVIQQYLSGGRCGYDLDGCPVWYDIIGPLDAKGLLFSASKQDLLRTKMRDCELLLQECTQQTAKLGKKIETITMIYDCEGLGLKHLWKPAVEAYGEFLTMFEENYPETLKRLFVVKAPKLFPVAYNLIKPFLSEDTRKKIMVLGANWKEVLLKHISPDQLPVEYGGTMTDPDGNPKCKSKINYGGDIPKQYYVRDQVKQQYEHSVQISRGSSHQVEYEILFPGCVLRWQFMSEGSDVGFGIFLKTKMGERQRAGEMTEVLPNQRYNSHMVPEDGTLTCSEPGIYVLRFDNTYSFIHAKKVSFTVEVLLPDKAAEEKMNQQGAVTPK
- the Sec14l2 gene encoding SEC14-like protein 2 isoform X2, with protein sequence MSGRVGDLSPKQEEALAKFRENVQDVLPALPNPDDYFLLRWLRARSFDLQKSEAMLRKHVEFRKQKDIDKIISWQPPEVIQQYLSGGRCGYDLDGCPVWYDIIGPLDAKGLLFSASKQDLLRTKMRDCELLLQECTQQTAKLGKKIETITMIYDCEGLGLKHLWKPAVEAYGEFLTMFEENYPETLKRLFVVKAPKLFPVAYNLIKPFLSEDTRKKIMVLGANWKEVLLKHISPDQLPVEYGGTMTDPDGNPKCKSKINYGGDIPKQYYVRDQVKQQYEHSVQISRGSSHQVEYEILFPGCVLRCPTV